The following proteins are co-located in the Branchiostoma lanceolatum isolate klBraLanc5 chromosome 16, klBraLanc5.hap2, whole genome shotgun sequence genome:
- the LOC136421451 gene encoding DBH-like monooxygenase protein 1 homolog isoform X2 has protein sequence MLWLLLYFVAGASGVSAVTAGDLTHHEALDEDGKFVVFWTYDEDQIEFETHVQTRGWLGLGLSPNGGMPGSDIVIGWVKDGQAHLTDRYAVENSLPPEDESQDWELLSGYENDTHTVLRFKRKLQTCDVRDRVINKDTVRLLWAWNDEDPVQDSGPSGPTYHGTNRGARSTMLLWTGVKETTLPDNVLTHDLTMANLIIPAKQTTYWCKIVELPKLDRKHHLIMVSPMITPGNEGMVHHMDFYLCHQPPNMTGIPHDHTGHDCADPNMPSEWNGCFMGSMLATWTIGGLNFMMPDHVGYPMGEDGDTEYVLMQTHYDNPQQKEGVVDHSGIRIHYTPELREYDAGILQVNDNFSPLMVVPPGVQDYRVEALCEPGCLDAFLEELGQPIHIFADVLHGHLLSAKMRTRLIRDGVELPEIARDDNYDFNLQLTRVLEEEVTIHQGDILMTECVYDSRGRDTVTYGGLSTAEEMCQSFLFYYPRMNMTFCGSTVHPLNTLSFMGVEEIDSWNFYVDRMNISIMSPPAMTNMSYLDVVNGISWNNDSVHRFNEHQLKGTYASGCMGRPATMVDWRSLGKERHLPDPESGPPTVNECLDRTTGGSVGIHNDFPITIFITSGLALITSKFF, from the exons TCTCTGCAGTAACCGCGGGAGATTTGACCCATCATGAAGCTCTGGACGAAGACGGAAAGTTTGTCGTGTTTTGGACGTACGACGAAGACCAGATCGAGTTTGAGACTCACGTACAAACCCGGGGGTGGCTCGGCCTGGGACTGTCCCCGAACGGCGGGATGCCGGGATCGGACATCGTCATTGGCTGGGTGAAGGATGGGCAGGCGCACCTGACT GACCGTTATGCGGTAGAGAACTCGCTGCCCCCTGAGGACGAGAGTCAGGACTGGGAACTTCTGTCTGGGTACGAGAACGACACCCACACTGTACTCAGGTTCAAACGGAAACTACAGACCTGTGACGTCAGAGATCGCGTCATCAAT AAAGACACGGTGCGACTGCTGTGGGCGTGGAATGATGAAGACCCGGTCCAAGACTCGGGACCATCGGGACCGACGTACCACGGTACCAACAGAGGCGCCCGCAGTACCATGTTGCTGTGGACAGGGGTGAAGGAAACGACTCTACCGGACAACGTACTCACGCATGACCTGACCATGGCAAAC TTGATCATTCCGGCAAAGCAGACCACCTACTGGTGTAAGATAGTAGAACTTCCCAAGTTGGACAGAAAACACCACCTTATAATG GTAAGTCCAATGATCACACCTGGAAACGAAGGCATGGTTCATCATATGGATTTCTACCTGTGCCACCAACCCCCTAACATGACCGGCATCCCTCATGACCACACCGGGCACGACTGCGCCGACCCCAACATGCCCAGCGAATGGAACGGCTGCTTCATGGGCTCGATGCTTGCAACGTGGACTATTGGAGGCTTG AATTTCATGATGCCGGACCATGTTGGTTACCCCATGGGTGAGGATGGCGACACAGAATACGTGCTCATGCAGACTCACTACGATAACCCTCAGCAAAAGGAAG GGGTGGTGGACCATTCTGGGATCAGGATTCACTACACCCCTGAGCTGCGTGAGTATGACGCGGGAATCCTGCAGGTCAACGATAATTTCAGCCCGCTAATGGTGGTGCCACCGGGGGTACAGGACTACAGGGTGGAGGCCCTCTGTGAACCTGGCTGTTTGGACGCG TTCCTTGAAGAATTGGGCCAGCCTATCCATATCTTCGCAGACGTCTTGCACGGCCATCTTCTATCCGCCAAAATGAGAACAAGGCTCATCAGAGACGGGGTGGAACTGCCAGAGATCGCCCGGGATGACAACTACGACTTCAACCTCCAGTTGACCAGGGTACTGGAAGAAGAGGTGACGATTCATCAG GGTGACATTCTCATGACGGAGTGTGTGTACGATTCGAGAGGCAGGGACACAGTAACTTAC GGAGGCTTGTCCACAGCGGAGGAGATGTGTCAAAGTTTCCTGTTTTACTACCCCAGGATGAACATGACCTTCTGCGGCAGCACGGTTCATCCCTTGAACACTCTATCCTTCATGGGTGTGGAAGAAATTGACAG CTGGAATTTCTACGTCGACCGCATGAACATATCTATCATGAGTCCACCCGCGATGACCAATATGAGCTACTTGGACGTTGTTAACGGGATCTCGTGGAACAACGACTCAGTCCACCGATTCAACGAACATCAGCTGAAAGGGACGTACGCGTCAGGCTGCATGGGCCGGCCTGCAACAATGGTGGATTGG CGGTCTCTCGGCAAAGAGCGCCACCTACCGGATCCAGAAAGTGGTCCACCCACAGTGAACGAGTGTCTCGACCGTACAACTGGTGGCAGCGTGGGGATTCACAATGATTTTCCAATCACCATCTTCATTACTTCTGGTCTTGCACTTATCACGTCGAAGTTCTTCTAA
- the LOC136421451 gene encoding DBH-like monooxygenase protein 1 homolog isoform X3 — protein sequence MLWLLLYFVAGASGVTAGDLTHHEALDEDGKFVVFWTYDEDQIEFETHVQTRGWLGLGLSPNGGMPGSDIVIGWVKDGQAHLTDRYAVENSLPPEDESQDWELLSGYENDTHTVLRFKRKLQTCDVRDRVINKDTVRLLWAWNDEDPVQDSGPSGPTYHGTNRGARSTMLLWTGVKETTLPDNVLTHDLTMANLIIPAKQTTYWCKIVELPKLDRKHHLIMVSPMITPGNEGMVHHMDFYLCHQPPNMTGIPHDHTGHDCADPNMPSEWNGCFMGSMLATWTIGGLNFMMPDHVGYPMGEDGDTEYVLMQTHYDNPQQKEGVVDHSGIRIHYTPELREYDAGILQVNDNFSPLMVVPPGVQDYRVEALCEPGCLDAFLEELGQPIHIFADVLHGHLLSAKMRTRLIRDGVELPEIARDDNYDFNLQLTRVLEEEVTIHQGDILMTECVYDSRGRDTVTYGGLSTAEEMCQSFLFYYPRMNMTFCGSTVHPLNTLSFMGVEEIDSWNFYVDRMNISIMSPPAMTNMSYLDVVNGISWNNDSVHRFNEHQLKGTYASGCMGRPATMVDWRSLGKERHLPDPESGPPTVNECLDRTTGGSVGIHNDFPITIFITSGLALITSKFF from the exons TAACCGCGGGAGATTTGACCCATCATGAAGCTCTGGACGAAGACGGAAAGTTTGTCGTGTTTTGGACGTACGACGAAGACCAGATCGAGTTTGAGACTCACGTACAAACCCGGGGGTGGCTCGGCCTGGGACTGTCCCCGAACGGCGGGATGCCGGGATCGGACATCGTCATTGGCTGGGTGAAGGATGGGCAGGCGCACCTGACT GACCGTTATGCGGTAGAGAACTCGCTGCCCCCTGAGGACGAGAGTCAGGACTGGGAACTTCTGTCTGGGTACGAGAACGACACCCACACTGTACTCAGGTTCAAACGGAAACTACAGACCTGTGACGTCAGAGATCGCGTCATCAAT AAAGACACGGTGCGACTGCTGTGGGCGTGGAATGATGAAGACCCGGTCCAAGACTCGGGACCATCGGGACCGACGTACCACGGTACCAACAGAGGCGCCCGCAGTACCATGTTGCTGTGGACAGGGGTGAAGGAAACGACTCTACCGGACAACGTACTCACGCATGACCTGACCATGGCAAAC TTGATCATTCCGGCAAAGCAGACCACCTACTGGTGTAAGATAGTAGAACTTCCCAAGTTGGACAGAAAACACCACCTTATAATG GTAAGTCCAATGATCACACCTGGAAACGAAGGCATGGTTCATCATATGGATTTCTACCTGTGCCACCAACCCCCTAACATGACCGGCATCCCTCATGACCACACCGGGCACGACTGCGCCGACCCCAACATGCCCAGCGAATGGAACGGCTGCTTCATGGGCTCGATGCTTGCAACGTGGACTATTGGAGGCTTG AATTTCATGATGCCGGACCATGTTGGTTACCCCATGGGTGAGGATGGCGACACAGAATACGTGCTCATGCAGACTCACTACGATAACCCTCAGCAAAAGGAAG GGGTGGTGGACCATTCTGGGATCAGGATTCACTACACCCCTGAGCTGCGTGAGTATGACGCGGGAATCCTGCAGGTCAACGATAATTTCAGCCCGCTAATGGTGGTGCCACCGGGGGTACAGGACTACAGGGTGGAGGCCCTCTGTGAACCTGGCTGTTTGGACGCG TTCCTTGAAGAATTGGGCCAGCCTATCCATATCTTCGCAGACGTCTTGCACGGCCATCTTCTATCCGCCAAAATGAGAACAAGGCTCATCAGAGACGGGGTGGAACTGCCAGAGATCGCCCGGGATGACAACTACGACTTCAACCTCCAGTTGACCAGGGTACTGGAAGAAGAGGTGACGATTCATCAG GGTGACATTCTCATGACGGAGTGTGTGTACGATTCGAGAGGCAGGGACACAGTAACTTAC GGAGGCTTGTCCACAGCGGAGGAGATGTGTCAAAGTTTCCTGTTTTACTACCCCAGGATGAACATGACCTTCTGCGGCAGCACGGTTCATCCCTTGAACACTCTATCCTTCATGGGTGTGGAAGAAATTGACAG CTGGAATTTCTACGTCGACCGCATGAACATATCTATCATGAGTCCACCCGCGATGACCAATATGAGCTACTTGGACGTTGTTAACGGGATCTCGTGGAACAACGACTCAGTCCACCGATTCAACGAACATCAGCTGAAAGGGACGTACGCGTCAGGCTGCATGGGCCGGCCTGCAACAATGGTGGATTGG CGGTCTCTCGGCAAAGAGCGCCACCTACCGGATCCAGAAAGTGGTCCACCCACAGTGAACGAGTGTCTCGACCGTACAACTGGTGGCAGCGTGGGGATTCACAATGATTTTCCAATCACCATCTTCATTACTTCTGGTCTTGCACTTATCACGTCGAAGTTCTTCTAA
- the LOC136421451 gene encoding DBH-like monooxygenase protein 1 homolog isoform X1, producing the protein MLWLLLYFVAGASGAIIVSAVTAGDLTHHEALDEDGKFVVFWTYDEDQIEFETHVQTRGWLGLGLSPNGGMPGSDIVIGWVKDGQAHLTDRYAVENSLPPEDESQDWELLSGYENDTHTVLRFKRKLQTCDVRDRVINKDTVRLLWAWNDEDPVQDSGPSGPTYHGTNRGARSTMLLWTGVKETTLPDNVLTHDLTMANLIIPAKQTTYWCKIVELPKLDRKHHLIMVSPMITPGNEGMVHHMDFYLCHQPPNMTGIPHDHTGHDCADPNMPSEWNGCFMGSMLATWTIGGLNFMMPDHVGYPMGEDGDTEYVLMQTHYDNPQQKEGVVDHSGIRIHYTPELREYDAGILQVNDNFSPLMVVPPGVQDYRVEALCEPGCLDAFLEELGQPIHIFADVLHGHLLSAKMRTRLIRDGVELPEIARDDNYDFNLQLTRVLEEEVTIHQGDILMTECVYDSRGRDTVTYGGLSTAEEMCQSFLFYYPRMNMTFCGSTVHPLNTLSFMGVEEIDSWNFYVDRMNISIMSPPAMTNMSYLDVVNGISWNNDSVHRFNEHQLKGTYASGCMGRPATMVDWRSLGKERHLPDPESGPPTVNECLDRTTGGSVGIHNDFPITIFITSGLALITSKFF; encoded by the exons CTATCATAGTCTCTGCAGTAACCGCGGGAGATTTGACCCATCATGAAGCTCTGGACGAAGACGGAAAGTTTGTCGTGTTTTGGACGTACGACGAAGACCAGATCGAGTTTGAGACTCACGTACAAACCCGGGGGTGGCTCGGCCTGGGACTGTCCCCGAACGGCGGGATGCCGGGATCGGACATCGTCATTGGCTGGGTGAAGGATGGGCAGGCGCACCTGACT GACCGTTATGCGGTAGAGAACTCGCTGCCCCCTGAGGACGAGAGTCAGGACTGGGAACTTCTGTCTGGGTACGAGAACGACACCCACACTGTACTCAGGTTCAAACGGAAACTACAGACCTGTGACGTCAGAGATCGCGTCATCAAT AAAGACACGGTGCGACTGCTGTGGGCGTGGAATGATGAAGACCCGGTCCAAGACTCGGGACCATCGGGACCGACGTACCACGGTACCAACAGAGGCGCCCGCAGTACCATGTTGCTGTGGACAGGGGTGAAGGAAACGACTCTACCGGACAACGTACTCACGCATGACCTGACCATGGCAAAC TTGATCATTCCGGCAAAGCAGACCACCTACTGGTGTAAGATAGTAGAACTTCCCAAGTTGGACAGAAAACACCACCTTATAATG GTAAGTCCAATGATCACACCTGGAAACGAAGGCATGGTTCATCATATGGATTTCTACCTGTGCCACCAACCCCCTAACATGACCGGCATCCCTCATGACCACACCGGGCACGACTGCGCCGACCCCAACATGCCCAGCGAATGGAACGGCTGCTTCATGGGCTCGATGCTTGCAACGTGGACTATTGGAGGCTTG AATTTCATGATGCCGGACCATGTTGGTTACCCCATGGGTGAGGATGGCGACACAGAATACGTGCTCATGCAGACTCACTACGATAACCCTCAGCAAAAGGAAG GGGTGGTGGACCATTCTGGGATCAGGATTCACTACACCCCTGAGCTGCGTGAGTATGACGCGGGAATCCTGCAGGTCAACGATAATTTCAGCCCGCTAATGGTGGTGCCACCGGGGGTACAGGACTACAGGGTGGAGGCCCTCTGTGAACCTGGCTGTTTGGACGCG TTCCTTGAAGAATTGGGCCAGCCTATCCATATCTTCGCAGACGTCTTGCACGGCCATCTTCTATCCGCCAAAATGAGAACAAGGCTCATCAGAGACGGGGTGGAACTGCCAGAGATCGCCCGGGATGACAACTACGACTTCAACCTCCAGTTGACCAGGGTACTGGAAGAAGAGGTGACGATTCATCAG GGTGACATTCTCATGACGGAGTGTGTGTACGATTCGAGAGGCAGGGACACAGTAACTTAC GGAGGCTTGTCCACAGCGGAGGAGATGTGTCAAAGTTTCCTGTTTTACTACCCCAGGATGAACATGACCTTCTGCGGCAGCACGGTTCATCCCTTGAACACTCTATCCTTCATGGGTGTGGAAGAAATTGACAG CTGGAATTTCTACGTCGACCGCATGAACATATCTATCATGAGTCCACCCGCGATGACCAATATGAGCTACTTGGACGTTGTTAACGGGATCTCGTGGAACAACGACTCAGTCCACCGATTCAACGAACATCAGCTGAAAGGGACGTACGCGTCAGGCTGCATGGGCCGGCCTGCAACAATGGTGGATTGG CGGTCTCTCGGCAAAGAGCGCCACCTACCGGATCCAGAAAGTGGTCCACCCACAGTGAACGAGTGTCTCGACCGTACAACTGGTGGCAGCGTGGGGATTCACAATGATTTTCCAATCACCATCTTCATTACTTCTGGTCTTGCACTTATCACGTCGAAGTTCTTCTAA
- the LOC136422316 gene encoding prokineticin Bm8-d-like gives MMLSTRPPASVILLLFVMGMIMKSSRAQPSILECETDQDCIDVYGFGNYCCARVNSIIRNLRQCKPIGEEGELCHVGSNYLPYPFRGSRRFWRCQCNFPQSFWCAPDPASFLPGGGRCERWVPPANTTSSTEDAGSG, from the exons ATGATGCTGTCCACCCGACCACCAGCCTCTGTCATTCTGCTTCTCTTCGTGATGGGGATGATCATGAAGTCATCACGGGCACAACCGAGCATTCTG GAGTGTGAGACTGACCAGGATTGCATCGATGTGTATGGCTTCGGGAACTACTGCTGTGCCCGGGTCAACTCCATCATCCGCAACCTCCGCCAGTGCAAGCCGATAGGGGAGGAAGGCGAGCTGTGCCACGTGGGGAGCAACTACCTGCCCTACCCGTTCCGGGGGTCCCGCCGCTTCTGGCGCTGCCAGTGCAACTTCCCGCAGTCGTTCTGGTGCGCTCCGGATCCCGCCAGCTTCCTGCCCGGCGGTGGGCGGTGCGAGCGCTGGGTCCCGCCGGCCAACACCACCAGCAGCACCGAAGATGCCGGCTCTGGCTAA
- the LOC136421456 gene encoding uncharacterized protein produces MLFKRLWISQKTTNRLQSTLRTLFQGATPKKYRGHPQKTRYSCGGFDRLVSLNMASRSVEDKKLIVLDVDCGHDDAQAIMLALTRPNVQVLGITCVAGNVDVNQVCRNVLRILKVFGRLDVPVYRGAAVPILGNHIDARYWHGKDGLGDVPDPDPPSEELVQSEHAVNALLRLSKEHPGEISLVAVAPLTNLALAVRLDPEFPARLKDLVIMGGNINGIGNITPSGEFNFYCDPEAANMVLNSYKGVLINIVPWEPCVNALAIPYDEWDKIMAIPTERGKFHAAILASSVKREKAAKSYTTHYHTCDPYALMVAAHPEVVLESEDVYATVELRGEVTRGQMVCDYRGVWKREPNLRIIKKVDMQAAIQMFWDAFQ; encoded by the exons ATGCTTTTTAAACGCCTGTGGATctcccaaaagacaacaaaccgtCTACAAAGTACTCTCAGGACTTTATTTCAAGGAGCAACACCTAAGAAGTACAGAGGACACCCACAAAAGACGAGATATTCGTGCGGCGGTTTTGACAG ACTTGTATCTCTCAACATGGCCAGTAGAAGTGTAGAAGACAAGAAGTTGATAGTCCTGGATGTCGACTGTGGACACGATGATGCTCAGGCGATCATGCTGGCTCTGACACGCCCCAATGTCCag GTGCTTGGCATCACCTGTGTGGCAGGTAATGTTGATGTCAACCAGGTGTGTCGGAACGTCCTCAGGATACTTAAGGTGTTTGGACGCCTAGAT GTCCCTGTGTACAGAGGTGCAGCTGTCCCCATCCTGGGTAATCACATAGATGCACGCTACTGGCACGGTAAGGACGGGCTGGGGGACGTACCGGACCCTGACCCCCCCAGCGAGGAGTTGGTACAGTCTGAACATGCTGTCAATGCTCTACTGAGGTTGTCTAAAGAGCATCCAG GTGAGATCTCCCTGGTTGCCGTGGCACCCCTCACGAACCTCGCCCTAGCCGTCAGACTGGACCCAGAGTTCCCTGCAAGACTGAAGGACCTTGTCATCATGGGAGGAAACATCAATG GTATTGGGAACATCACCCCATCAGGAGAGTTTAACTTCTATTGCGACCCCGAGGCAGCGAACATGGTGTTAAACAGCTACAAGGGAGTCCTTATCAACATCGTGCCCTGGGAGCCATGTGTTAATGCACTAGCAATACCATAT GATGAATGGGACAAGATCATGGCCATCCCCACAGAGCGAGGAAAGTTCCATGCTGCGATCCTTGCGTCGAGCGTGAAGCGCGAGAAAGCCGCTAAATCGTACACCACCCACTACCACACCTGCGACCCCTACGCACTGATGGTGGCGGCGCACCCGGAAGTCGTTCTGGAGTCCGAGGACGTGTACGCCACTGTTGAGCTCCGCGGGGAAGTCACGCGGGGTCAGATGGTGTGTGACTACCGAGGTGTCTGGAAAAGGGAGCCGAATCTTAGGATCATTAAGAAAGTTGACATGCAGGCAGCAATACAGATGTTTTGGGATGCCTTTCAGTGA